Proteins found in one Neurospora crassa OR74A linkage group II, whole genome shotgun sequence genomic segment:
- a CDS encoding methyltransferase — translation MEENVYVKEDINPFTSTTPSPLFERHSTTALSTPKQPYYTCSRHLPLPYPQPKFHLPILYHHTMTITTSEDRVPRGDVVAPLNFYEPPSDGSSPFNNIDPAPGVPERNYSTQTLPVTIHDIRGLESSFTLDNDAFQILQGLPPSAEEDPAKNGSNFTSDASISQLYYPEVTRLLLDTIPGSNKVIIFDHTIRRTSPSAPRGPVQRVHIDQTAYSVAQRVRRHAPSPEEAERLLQGRYRIVNVWRPLNKGPVESYPLAFASSQTVDDKDIVPVEHRYKNGYTGQTAAVLHDEGQKWYFLSGMTGDERILLECFDSWAGREDLEEGRKVKGGRVPHTAFEDPRQRADAEGRESIEVRALVFGP, via the coding sequence ATGGAAGAAAATGTATATGTGAAGGAAGATATAAATCCGTTCACATCCACCACCCCATCACCGTTGTTTGAAAGACATTCAACAACAGCACTATCAACACCAAAGCAGCCGTATTATACTTGCTCAAGACACCTCCCACTACCCTATCCACAACCAAAGTTCCACCTTCCCATCCTATACCATCACACAatgaccatcaccacctcagAAGACCGCGTCCCCCGCGGTGACGTTGTCGCCCCCCTGAACTTCTACGAGCCCCCTTCGGACGGCTCAAGTCCCTTTAACAACATCGACCCGGCCCCCGGCGTTCCCGAGCGTAACTACTCTACCCAAACCCTCCCCGTCACCATCCACGACATCCGCGGCCTCGAGTCCTCCTTCACACTCGATAACGACGCCTTCCAAATTCTCCAGGgcctccctccctccgccGAAGAAGACCCTGCAAAGAACGGCTCCAACTTCACCTCCGACGCCTCCATCTCCCAACTCTACTACCCCGAAGTCACCCGCCTCCTTCTGGACACCATCCCCGGTTCCAACAAAGTCATCATCTTCGACCACACCATCCGCCGCACCTCCCCCTCTGCGCCCCGTGGCCCAGTGCAGCGCGTACACATTGACCAAACCGCCTACTCCGTCGCGCAACGTGTGCGCCGACACGCTCCCTCTCCGGAGGAAGCCGAGCGGTTGTTGCAAGGGAGGTACCGCATCGTCAACGTATGGCGGCCGCTGAACAAAGGGCCCGTGGAAAGCTACCCGCTGGCGTTTGCCAGTTCACAGACGGTAGACGACAAAGATATAGTGCCCGTGGAGCATCGGTATAAGAATGGCTATACCGGTCAGACGGCCGCGGTGCTGCATGATGAAGGGCAAAAGTGGTACTTTTTGAGCGGCATGACGGGCGACGAAAGGATTCTGTTGGAGTGCTTTGATAGTTGGGCAGGCAGAGAGGacctggaggaggggaggaaggtgAAAGGGGGAAGGGTGCCGCATACGGCTTTTGAGGATCCGAGACAGAGAGCGGATGCTGAGGGACGGGAGAGCATTGAGGTGAGGGCCCTGGTTTTTGGACCTTGA